From the Diospyros lotus cultivar Yz01 chromosome 13, ASM1463336v1, whole genome shotgun sequence genome, one window contains:
- the LOC127789183 gene encoding copper transporter 1, with protein sequence MQDGVVGSPPPPLGFNTSSGHARRGTMVAHTAFYWGTHAEVLFSGWPGKSPTMYALALVFVFALAALVEWLSHCKLVKPGANRVAAGFFRTAIHAVRAGATYMTVLALMSFNGGVFLAAVSGHAVGYLIFGSRVLEVESGLPTGKC encoded by the coding sequence ATGCAAGACGGCGTCGTTGGCTCTCCGCCGCCCCCGCTGGGGTTCAACACTTCGTCCGGCCATGCTCGACGCGGAACAATGGTGGCGCACACGGCATTCTACTGGGGCACGCATGCGGAGGTGCTCTTCTCTGGCTGGCCGGGAAAGAGCCCGACTATGTACGCCTTGGCGCTGGTCTTCGTCTTCGCACTGGCGGCGCTCGTGGAGTGGCTCTCCCATTGCAAGCTCGTGAAGCCGGGGGCCAACCGCGTCGCAGCGGGATTCTTCCGGACGGCGATCCACGCTGTCCGCGCCGGCGCGACCTACATGACGGTGCTGGCTTTGATGTCTTTCAATGGCGGCGTCTTTCTGGCGGCCGTGTCGGGTCATGCGGTGGGGTACTTGATCTTCGGGAGCCGGGTTTTGGAGGTGGAGTCGGGCCTTCCTACGGGGAAATGTTGA